The following are encoded together in the Geobacter sulfurreducens PCA genome:
- a CDS encoding ABC transporter ATP-binding protein, producing the protein MHYGSAYEDEIVGKAYDRGLMLRFIRYVHPYRWLALAALVLLPLSAAARLAQPLVLKAAIDDHIVTGRLEGLPLVAAGFLLLIVAESLITFLEVWLLQYLGQRVMLDLRLELFAHVQRLPVSFFDRTATGGLVTRLTSDVEVLGEMFAAGIITVVGDILFLAGIVGVMLWLNPPLSLITFSVLPLLVWVAFTFRIRMRKAFREVRARLANLNTFLAETIGGMSVIQLFNRQAGERAEFSRLNGSYRDANLPVITWDASLYALVETLSSVAVGLIIWYGGGEVLRGALTFGALVAFIQYIEKFFGPIRDLSAKYSIMQGAMAALERIFGLLDTAPDHDAGVSGPAVSAGAPPIETIRFRNVWFAYQEDDYVLRGIDLTIRRGETVALVGETGGGKTTVTRLLSRFYDVNRGDILFNGDDVRSIPLSELRRRIGVVLQDPYLFTGTVGFNIHLGDERARARMDDAARLVGADRFIRLLPGGYDEQVRERGSNLSAGERQLISFARAVAFDPEILVLDEATASIDTESERLIQDGLAALMAGRTSIVVAHRLSTVQGADRIVVIHRGEKVEEGTHGELLAQGGIYARLYQLQFRD; encoded by the coding sequence ATGCACTACGGCAGCGCCTACGAAGATGAAATAGTCGGCAAGGCATACGATCGGGGGCTCATGCTGCGGTTCATCCGCTATGTGCATCCCTATCGCTGGCTGGCGCTGGCGGCGCTCGTGCTCCTGCCGCTCTCGGCGGCGGCCCGGCTGGCGCAGCCGCTGGTCCTCAAGGCCGCCATCGACGATCACATCGTCACGGGACGGCTGGAGGGATTGCCGCTGGTTGCCGCAGGGTTTCTCCTGCTCATCGTGGCCGAATCGCTGATAACCTTTCTCGAAGTGTGGCTTCTCCAGTACCTGGGACAGCGGGTAATGCTCGACCTGCGGTTGGAGCTGTTCGCCCACGTGCAGCGACTTCCCGTCTCTTTCTTCGACCGTACCGCCACCGGCGGCCTCGTGACACGGCTTACCAGCGACGTGGAGGTGCTCGGCGAAATGTTTGCCGCCGGCATCATAACTGTTGTTGGCGACATCCTCTTTCTGGCCGGTATCGTCGGCGTAATGCTCTGGTTGAACCCCCCGCTTTCGTTGATCACCTTTTCGGTGCTGCCGCTGCTTGTCTGGGTCGCTTTCACATTCAGGATCAGGATGCGCAAGGCGTTTCGGGAGGTGCGCGCCCGCCTGGCGAACCTGAACACTTTTTTGGCCGAAACCATCGGCGGAATGTCGGTGATTCAGCTCTTCAACCGGCAAGCCGGGGAGCGCGCCGAGTTTTCCCGGCTCAACGGCTCATACCGTGACGCCAATCTGCCGGTCATCACCTGGGACGCCTCTCTCTACGCTCTTGTGGAGACACTCTCCTCGGTGGCTGTCGGCCTCATCATCTGGTACGGCGGAGGAGAGGTCCTCAGGGGAGCCCTTACCTTCGGAGCGCTGGTTGCCTTCATTCAGTACATCGAGAAATTTTTCGGCCCGATCCGGGACCTGTCGGCAAAATACTCCATCATGCAGGGCGCCATGGCCGCCCTTGAGCGGATCTTCGGCCTGCTCGACACGGCACCCGATCATGACGCCGGGGTCAGCGGTCCTGCCGTCAGCGCCGGCGCGCCTCCCATCGAAACCATCCGGTTTCGCAACGTCTGGTTTGCCTACCAGGAGGACGACTACGTCCTGCGTGGAATCGACCTGACGATTCGCCGGGGCGAGACCGTGGCGCTCGTTGGGGAGACCGGCGGCGGCAAGACGACGGTGACCCGACTCCTTTCGCGCTTCTACGACGTAAATAGGGGCGACATCCTTTTCAACGGCGATGATGTCCGCTCAATCCCCCTGTCAGAGCTCCGCCGACGGATCGGGGTGGTTCTCCAGGACCCTTATCTCTTCACCGGCACGGTGGGCTTCAACATTCATCTGGGAGACGAGCGTGCCCGTGCCCGGATGGATGACGCAGCCCGACTGGTGGGGGCAGACCGCTTTATCCGTCTCCTCCCCGGAGGTTACGACGAGCAGGTGCGCGAGCGAGGGAGCAACCTGTCGGCCGGGGAGCGCCAACTCATTTCCTTTGCCCGCGCCGTTGCCTTCGACCCTGAGATTCTCGTGCTGGACGAAGCAACCGCCAGCATCGACACCGAGTCGGAGCGGCTCATTCAGGACGGGCTTGCCGCACTCATGGCTGGTCGCACTTCCATTGTGGTGGCGCACCGCCTCTCGACGGTCCAGGGGGCGGACCGGATAGTGGTCATCCACCGGGGAGAAAAGGTAGAAGAGGGGACCCACGGCGAGCTCCTGGCGCAAGGGGGCATCTATGCACGGCTCTATCAGCTTCAGTTCAGGGATTGA
- the selB gene encoding selenocysteine-specific translation elongation factor yields MKHLILGTAGHIDHGKTSLVRALTGIDTDRLPEEKARGITIELGFAHLELPGGLQFGIVDVPGHERFVRTMVAGVGGMDLVMLVIAADEGVMPQTREHLEICQLLGVKKGLVALTKSDMVDPDWLELVVEEVRDYLAGSFLEEAPIVPVSSRTGAGIEAVKAELARLAGQVDEKKTEGPFRLPVDRVFTVTGFGTVVTGTLLSGAISVGDEVELLPSGLSARVRGVQTHGRRGDAASAGQRVAVNLQGVEHTEVGRGDIVVPRGVYRTTRAVDARLDYLPSAPRELRHRSTLRLHSATYEVPAQVILLDRDVLAPGDSTFVQLRLRHPVLLLPGDPFVLRSYSPQATLGGGKVLDPMPPRRRRRSDEALALLEALGERSESDTVRLLVSGSLLTGICFEDIVVRGGLSARRAEATMATLLSSGEVVQMVREPRIFLSRASFVSLKGGLLSEVEGYLRDNPLREGLGKEELKTRLPRRSDPRFFTPLLTSLEKEGKIVVDRDLVKLPGRKGTITVDQADLQVRLEKALQRGGYEPPTIKEMCDSLRCAEKMLLEHLNILAREERAVKVKSDIFYAPEPVADIREKLMAYLREKGEIMPPEFRELTGLSRKFMIPLLEFFDQEKITIRVGDKRVLRRG; encoded by the coding sequence ATGAAGCATTTGATTCTCGGCACTGCCGGGCACATCGACCACGGCAAGACGTCACTGGTACGGGCCCTTACCGGCATCGACACCGATCGCCTCCCCGAGGAAAAGGCGCGCGGCATTACCATCGAGCTGGGATTCGCCCACCTTGAGCTGCCGGGAGGGCTTCAGTTCGGCATCGTGGACGTGCCGGGGCATGAGCGTTTCGTCAGGACCATGGTGGCGGGGGTCGGCGGCATGGACCTGGTGATGCTCGTCATTGCCGCAGACGAAGGTGTCATGCCCCAGACCCGGGAGCACCTGGAGATCTGTCAGCTCTTGGGGGTCAAAAAGGGGCTTGTTGCCCTTACCAAGAGCGATATGGTCGATCCTGACTGGCTGGAGCTGGTAGTGGAGGAGGTCCGGGACTATCTGGCAGGGAGCTTTCTTGAGGAGGCGCCCATCGTGCCGGTCTCTTCCCGGACCGGTGCCGGCATCGAGGCCGTCAAGGCGGAGCTGGCGCGACTGGCAGGCCAGGTGGACGAAAAGAAGACAGAGGGTCCCTTTCGCCTTCCGGTTGATCGAGTCTTCACGGTTACGGGCTTTGGCACGGTGGTCACCGGCACCCTGCTGTCGGGCGCCATCAGCGTGGGAGACGAGGTAGAGCTTCTGCCGTCGGGGCTGTCCGCCCGGGTTCGGGGGGTCCAGACCCACGGCCGCCGGGGGGATGCCGCCAGCGCTGGGCAGCGGGTGGCGGTCAACCTTCAGGGGGTGGAGCATACGGAGGTAGGACGGGGAGATATCGTGGTTCCGCGTGGCGTCTACCGGACCACTCGCGCCGTGGATGCCCGGCTCGACTATCTGCCGTCGGCACCTCGGGAGTTGCGGCACCGCTCGACGCTCCGGCTGCACTCCGCCACCTATGAGGTGCCTGCCCAAGTGATTCTGCTGGACCGTGACGTGCTCGCCCCCGGAGATTCGACGTTCGTCCAGCTGCGCCTCAGGCACCCCGTCCTCCTGCTGCCGGGAGACCCCTTCGTGCTCCGCTCCTACTCTCCCCAAGCAACCCTTGGCGGGGGAAAAGTGCTCGACCCCATGCCCCCGCGCCGCCGCCGCCGTTCCGACGAAGCTCTTGCGCTCCTGGAGGCGCTCGGTGAGCGTTCCGAGTCCGATACGGTGCGGCTTCTCGTGTCGGGCAGCCTGCTCACCGGCATCTGCTTCGAGGACATTGTCGTGCGCGGCGGTCTCAGCGCCCGGCGCGCCGAGGCTACCATGGCAACGCTTCTGTCATCCGGCGAAGTGGTCCAGATGGTGCGCGAACCGCGCATATTCCTCTCCCGCGCCTCCTTTGTCTCGCTCAAAGGGGGTCTGTTGTCTGAGGTCGAGGGGTATCTCCGGGACAACCCACTCAGGGAAGGTCTCGGCAAGGAAGAACTCAAGACCCGCCTGCCGCGGCGCAGCGATCCACGGTTCTTCACGCCCCTTCTCACTTCCCTCGAGAAAGAGGGCAAGATCGTTGTGGATCGTGATCTGGTGAAGCTGCCGGGCCGCAAGGGAACGATAACTGTGGACCAGGCGGATCTTCAGGTCCGCCTCGAGAAAGCGCTCCAGCGCGGCGGGTATGAGCCGCCCACCATCAAGGAGATGTGCGACTCCCTGCGCTGCGCTGAAAAAATGCTGCTGGAGCACCTCAACATTCTGGCCCGCGAGGAGCGGGCGGTCAAGGTGAAGAGCGACATTTTCTATGCACCAGAGCCTGTGGCTGACATCCGAGAGAAACTCATGGCATACCTCCGTGAGAAGGGAGAAATAATGCCGCCGGAGTTCCGGGAGCTCACGGGGCTGTCGCGTAAGTTCATGATCCCGCTGCTCGAATTTTTCGACCAGGAAAAAATAACGATTCGTGTGGGCGACAAACGGGTTCTCAGGCGGGGATGA
- a CDS encoding ATP-binding protein codes for MDNALTLQPLERIVTEHEGWLAARALGYAKSCGYTRYTSTLEEAWRISIAGLSASLIHALRAKEPIPELSPDYDSVADPVTLFGIEEARRHRMRGVTLGMFLGLMKYYRRSYQDLVRGSGVDEKTLESGRLFIDRFFDRVEIGFTTEWSSVSDPQRLAELEEANRSITNEKNRLLTLFESIPSPVMLLGADGRPVLMNHAAVELFAGPTPPGTHYYRESGSPGLEVAVPRWSRLKRFLKGKAREARFEESIDTAAGCRYFLVTVQRMLDVSEKFCGTTIILSDLTGRKLAEDELQHLVAEMEDRIRSRTAELLDANTRLLEEIEERRRSERFFHATIDSLTAPVAILNGEGDIVTVNRAWRKFADENGGLHPNHFIGYNYLGLCDNVKGDDAVTASAVARGIRELIAGRINEFHVDYPCHSPDEQRWFQVRVTRLENGSRGRVAVVHENISEVKKAQEEILSLNRSLEERIRHRTQQLECSNRELEGFCYAVSHDLRSHLARLEGLGRGLLEDCFAGLDNQARHYAERICRISMDLRRAIDSLLDLSRLARCELSNVTVDLSGVAERVAEELHQLQPLRRVSFSLEPGVIVRGDPQLLETVMRHLMGNAWKFTSRREDAEIAFGSTMLHGMKTCFVRDNGVGFDMRYAGTLFQPFQRLHGPAEFDGAGIGLATVQRIIQRHGGRIWAEGESGKGAVFFFVFPD; via the coding sequence ATGGACAATGCACTGACGCTTCAACCCCTCGAACGAATTGTCACCGAACACGAAGGATGGCTTGCGGCTCGCGCGCTCGGCTACGCCAAAAGCTGCGGCTACACGCGCTATACGTCCACGCTTGAAGAAGCCTGGCGGATTTCCATCGCTGGCCTTTCCGCGTCGCTCATCCATGCTCTCCGGGCAAAAGAGCCGATTCCCGAGTTGTCGCCGGATTACGATTCCGTTGCAGACCCCGTTACGCTGTTCGGCATTGAGGAAGCCCGACGTCACCGCATGCGCGGTGTGACGCTCGGTATGTTCCTCGGCCTCATGAAATACTACCGCCGCAGCTACCAGGATCTGGTGCGCGGCAGTGGGGTGGATGAGAAAACCCTTGAATCCGGCCGGCTCTTCATCGACCGTTTTTTTGACCGTGTTGAAATTGGGTTCACCACTGAATGGTCATCGGTTTCCGATCCCCAGCGGCTTGCCGAACTGGAGGAGGCCAACCGGTCCATCACCAACGAGAAGAACAGGCTCCTCACACTGTTTGAAAGCATCCCTTCTCCTGTTATGCTTCTGGGTGCCGACGGCCGGCCAGTACTCATGAACCATGCTGCAGTCGAGTTATTCGCCGGTCCGACGCCGCCCGGCACGCATTACTATCGTGAGAGTGGAAGCCCAGGGCTGGAGGTGGCCGTCCCCCGCTGGAGCCGGCTGAAGCGTTTTCTGAAGGGGAAGGCGCGGGAGGCGCGTTTCGAGGAGAGCATCGACACAGCTGCCGGGTGCCGGTATTTTCTGGTTACCGTGCAGCGGATGCTCGACGTCAGTGAAAAATTTTGCGGAACGACTATCATCCTTTCCGACCTCACCGGCCGCAAACTCGCCGAAGATGAACTCCAGCACCTTGTGGCAGAGATGGAAGATCGGATCAGGTCTCGAACCGCTGAATTGCTGGATGCGAACACGCGTCTGCTGGAAGAGATTGAGGAGCGCCGCAGGTCTGAGCGCTTTTTCCACGCCACGATTGATTCTCTGACAGCTCCAGTTGCCATTTTGAACGGCGAGGGGGACATCGTCACCGTCAACCGGGCTTGGCGAAAATTCGCCGATGAAAACGGGGGGCTTCACCCCAATCACTTCATTGGGTACAATTATCTCGGATTGTGCGATAACGTGAAGGGTGACGATGCCGTCACCGCTTCCGCTGTGGCGCGGGGTATTCGAGAGTTGATAGCCGGCCGCATCAATGAGTTCCATGTGGATTATCCATGCCACTCCCCCGATGAGCAACGGTGGTTCCAGGTCCGTGTCACGAGGCTTGAGAACGGCAGCCGTGGCCGGGTCGCCGTGGTCCATGAAAACATCTCCGAGGTGAAGAAGGCCCAGGAGGAAATTCTGTCCCTGAACCGTAGCCTCGAGGAGCGAATCAGGCACCGGACCCAGCAGCTCGAATGCTCTAACAGGGAGCTCGAAGGATTCTGCTACGCCGTATCCCATGATCTTCGCTCCCATCTGGCGAGGCTTGAGGGCCTTGGCCGGGGACTGCTCGAAGACTGTTTCGCAGGTCTCGACAACCAGGCCCGTCACTATGCGGAGCGAATTTGCCGCATCAGTATGGACCTGCGCAGGGCCATTGACTCCTTGCTGGACCTCAGTCGGCTCGCTCGGTGCGAACTTTCTAACGTAACCGTGGATTTGAGTGGGGTGGCGGAGCGGGTCGCTGAAGAACTGCACCAGTTGCAGCCGTTAAGACGGGTGAGTTTTTCCCTTGAGCCCGGCGTAATCGTGCGAGGTGACCCGCAGCTCCTGGAAACGGTCATGCGGCACTTGATGGGTAATGCATGGAAATTCACCAGCCGCCGCGAGGACGCAGAGATAGCCTTCGGCTCGACCATGCTCCACGGTATGAAGACCTGCTTTGTGCGTGACAACGGCGTCGGTTTCGACATGAGGTATGCCGGCACTCTGTTCCAGCCATTCCAGCGGCTTCATGGCCCTGCCGAGTTCGACGGCGCCGGGATTGGACTGGCAACTGTGCAGAGGATCATTCAGCGTCACGGCGGGCGCATCTGGGCCGAAGGAGAGAGTGGAAAAGGTGCCGTATTTTTCTTCGTTTTTCCCGATTAA
- a CDS encoding response regulator, with the protein MDTKTILLVEDNPDDEFLALRALRRHGLQDVVVARDGEQAVGQLFEAAPPLDPWLVLLDLKLPKMNGLEVLRTIRSEERTRHTPVIVISSSQEETDVVKCRELGVLAYLTKPIDGEKIMALLATAGLSF; encoded by the coding sequence GTGGACACCAAGACGATACTACTTGTGGAGGACAATCCCGACGACGAGTTCCTTGCGCTACGGGCGTTGCGGCGTCATGGGCTGCAGGACGTTGTCGTGGCCCGTGACGGAGAACAGGCGGTCGGCCAGCTCTTCGAGGCGGCCCCCCCCCTGGACCCCTGGCTCGTGCTTCTCGACCTCAAGCTGCCGAAGATGAACGGCCTTGAGGTCTTGCGCACCATTCGCAGCGAAGAGCGTACCCGGCATACTCCGGTCATCGTCATCAGCTCGTCCCAGGAGGAAACCGATGTGGTAAAATGCCGCGAACTGGGCGTTCTGGCTTATCTGACGAAGCCCATTGATGGTGAGAAGATCATGGCGCTTCTCGCGACGGCGGGCCTGTCATTCTGA
- a CDS encoding cytochrome c3 family protein, with translation MNMHLVLAMAMVWFLAGDISLAGAFECNVCHSKNPAMVKMHEAVRGRGCFGCHKVGERLMGKGQPKDKASLMERRVKDAACLECHKVKPQAGE, from the coding sequence ATGAACATGCATCTCGTTCTGGCAATGGCGATGGTTTGGTTCCTGGCAGGAGATATTTCTCTGGCCGGGGCCTTCGAATGCAACGTCTGTCACAGTAAAAACCCGGCCATGGTAAAAATGCACGAGGCCGTGCGGGGACGGGGCTGCTTCGGTTGCCACAAAGTCGGCGAACGCCTCATGGGAAAGGGGCAGCCTAAGGACAAGGCGTCGCTGATGGAGCGCCGCGTGAAAGATGCCGCCTGCCTTGAATGTCACAAGGTGAAACCGCAGGCTGGAGAATAG
- a CDS encoding ParA family protein encodes MAKIICIANQKGGVGKTTTAVNLAASLAAAEKQTLLVDMDPQGNAGSGVGVDKAGLEESVYDAIINDVDPSGLIVGTDLAHLDLLPSTTDLAGAELELVSMPERERRLKAALARLSQRYDYIIIDCPPSLGLLTVNAMTAADSVLIPLQCEYYAMEGLSQIIKTIKLVQKGLNPGLAIEGIVLTMYDGRNNLSRQVSEEIRGHFADIAFQTVIPRNVRLSEAPSHGRPVILYDITSRGAVSYMELARELMTREVRRG; translated from the coding sequence ATGGCCAAAATAATCTGTATCGCCAATCAAAAAGGGGGGGTCGGCAAGACCACCACGGCCGTTAATCTGGCAGCATCCCTTGCTGCAGCCGAGAAGCAAACGCTGCTGGTCGACATGGATCCCCAGGGGAATGCCGGCAGCGGTGTCGGTGTTGACAAGGCTGGGCTGGAGGAATCGGTCTACGACGCCATCATCAATGATGTGGACCCGTCGGGACTCATCGTCGGAACCGACCTTGCCCACCTGGATCTGCTCCCCTCGACCACCGACCTGGCCGGTGCTGAACTCGAGCTGGTCTCCATGCCCGAGAGGGAGCGCAGGCTCAAGGCGGCGCTCGCCCGTCTCTCGCAGCGTTATGACTATATCATCATTGATTGCCCCCCATCCCTGGGGCTGCTCACCGTGAATGCCATGACCGCCGCCGATTCGGTCCTGATCCCTCTCCAGTGCGAATACTACGCCATGGAGGGGCTCTCGCAGATTATCAAGACCATAAAGCTCGTGCAGAAGGGGCTCAACCCCGGCCTTGCCATCGAAGGGATCGTTCTGACCATGTACGATGGCCGAAACAACCTGTCCCGTCAGGTGAGCGAGGAAATACGAGGTCATTTTGCGGACATTGCCTTCCAGACGGTCATTCCTCGCAATGTCCGCCTCTCCGAGGCGCCCAGCCATGGTCGCCCCGTCATCCTCTATGACATCACGTCCCGGGGGGCGGTGAGCTACATGGAACTGGCCCGGGAACTCATGACAAGGGAGGTCCGTCGTGGTTAA
- a CDS encoding ParB/RepB/Spo0J family partition protein: MVKKTGLGKGMAALLPVVEEEGKRYFSCPIEDIRPHKNQPRKTFVPEKLEELAASIREKGIIQPLVVRKKGDHYELIAGERRWRAAQKAGLREVPVVIQDVSEDTALEMALIENIQREDLNAVEEAEAYHALMENFGLTQEELAKRVGKDRSTIANSLRLLKLPVELKRDIVEERLAMGHARAVLALDSDAQIKEARDAIIKGNLTVREAEGLVKRLKAGARTGAKAKTADVHSADLVEQLQRRLMTRVVIRRGGRGGKIEIAFGNQEELSRIVDMLIA, translated from the coding sequence GTGGTTAAAAAAACCGGCCTCGGCAAGGGGATGGCGGCCCTTCTTCCCGTCGTGGAAGAGGAAGGGAAGCGCTACTTCTCGTGCCCCATCGAAGATATCCGCCCCCATAAAAATCAGCCCCGCAAGACTTTTGTCCCGGAAAAGCTGGAAGAGCTGGCCGCCTCGATCCGTGAAAAAGGTATTATCCAACCCCTGGTGGTCCGGAAAAAAGGGGATCACTACGAACTCATCGCCGGTGAGCGGCGCTGGCGTGCCGCCCAGAAGGCGGGCCTGCGCGAAGTCCCGGTGGTGATCCAGGATGTTTCCGAAGATACGGCCCTGGAGATGGCCCTCATCGAAAACATCCAGCGCGAGGACCTGAATGCCGTGGAGGAGGCCGAGGCCTACCATGCGCTCATGGAGAATTTCGGCCTCACCCAGGAGGAGCTGGCGAAGCGGGTCGGCAAGGACCGCTCCACCATAGCCAACTCGTTGCGGTTACTGAAGCTCCCGGTCGAACTGAAGAGAGATATCGTCGAGGAGCGCCTTGCCATGGGGCACGCCCGGGCGGTTCTTGCGCTTGATTCCGACGCCCAGATCAAAGAGGCGCGAGACGCTATCATCAAGGGGAATCTCACGGTCCGGGAGGCTGAGGGCCTGGTCAAGCGACTCAAGGCCGGAGCCAGGACCGGCGCGAAGGCAAAAACTGCCGATGTCCATTCCGCGGACCTCGTGGAACAACTCCAGCGGCGGCTCATGACCCGCGTGGTCATCCGGCGCGGTGGCCGGGGCGGAAAAATCGAGATAGCATTCGGCAACCAGGAAGAGCTGTCGAGGATTGTCGATATGCTTATCGCGTAG
- a CDS encoding ATP synthase F0 subunit B yields the protein MISLDLAFVIQVINFLVLMIILNVFLFKPIRKVIADRKAQIDGSRERAAVVDKEVQEKMALYEARLRDVKAKAGAEREVLRKEAQQEESAILEKARKEAADSLASIKSRVAKETVDAKEFLKEQSRSLSLEICQKVLGRSL from the coding sequence GTGATAAGTCTCGATCTTGCCTTTGTTATTCAGGTAATCAACTTCTTGGTTCTCATGATCATCCTGAACGTTTTTCTGTTCAAGCCGATCAGGAAGGTTATCGCGGACCGGAAAGCGCAGATCGACGGATCCAGGGAACGCGCTGCGGTAGTCGACAAAGAGGTGCAGGAGAAGATGGCCCTCTATGAGGCGCGCCTGCGCGATGTGAAGGCCAAGGCCGGTGCTGAGCGCGAGGTGCTGCGTAAGGAGGCCCAGCAGGAGGAGTCGGCGATTCTTGAGAAGGCCCGGAAGGAAGCTGCCGATTCCCTTGCGTCCATCAAGAGCCGGGTGGCCAAGGAAACCGTCGATGCCAAGGAGTTCCTGAAGGAGCAATCCCGTTCCCTGTCCCTTGAAATCTGCCAGAAAGTGCTCGGGAGGAGTCTGTAA
- a CDS encoding ATP synthase F0 subunit B, producing the protein MAYAFKKNGLLKPFVSTAAICLLVAGTVVLCHASGGGEGAHHVDTGKQMKDFMWRVIDFIALAGVIVWALKKANAKGALADRSANVEKALREAEEARTAAEKKFAEYSEKLEKANQEIDGIYAAIRKEGELEKERIIAEARITAEKIREQATATATQEVLKARAELRDEAARLAVQMAEQALREAIKKDDQDRLVSEYLTKVENLH; encoded by the coding sequence ATGGCCTACGCGTTTAAGAAAAACGGGCTCCTGAAGCCTTTTGTGTCGACTGCCGCGATCTGCCTTCTGGTGGCCGGCACTGTTGTACTCTGCCATGCCTCGGGTGGCGGGGAAGGCGCCCACCACGTGGATACCGGCAAGCAGATGAAGGATTTCATGTGGCGGGTCATCGACTTCATCGCTTTGGCCGGCGTGATTGTCTGGGCGCTCAAGAAGGCCAATGCCAAAGGGGCCCTGGCTGATCGCTCAGCCAATGTGGAAAAGGCCCTGCGTGAGGCCGAAGAGGCGCGGACCGCTGCCGAGAAGAAATTCGCCGAGTACAGCGAGAAACTTGAAAAAGCCAATCAGGAAATCGACGGAATTTATGCCGCCATCCGCAAGGAAGGTGAGCTGGAGAAAGAGCGCATTATCGCTGAGGCCAGAATCACTGCCGAAAAGATACGTGAACAGGCTACGGCGACCGCTACTCAGGAAGTTCTCAAGGCCCGGGCCGAACTTCGTGACGAAGCGGCGCGCCTCGCGGTACAGATGGCCGAGCAGGCTCTGCGCGAGGCTATCAAGAAAGATGACCAGGATCGGCTGGTTAGCGAATATCTTACCAAGGTGGAGAACTTACATTGA
- the atpH gene encoding ATP synthase F1 subunit delta → MISNAIARRYAKALVQLGAEEGAVDRFGVELGQFTALLDGNADLASVLKSPAYRIEAKREILRDVLAKLNLSGTVSNFLQVLLDRGRIGFTPQIAHSYAVFADELSGIVRPVLTSAFPLDDAQVEGMKSALAKATGKRVELSAQVDSALIGGVVTKIGDKVFDGSVRTQLNRIQDILQKG, encoded by the coding sequence TTGATCTCGAACGCTATTGCACGTCGCTACGCCAAGGCGCTGGTGCAGCTCGGGGCCGAGGAGGGAGCGGTCGACCGGTTCGGTGTCGAGTTGGGGCAGTTCACGGCCCTTCTCGACGGGAATGCCGACCTGGCTTCCGTTCTCAAGAGCCCCGCGTACCGCATTGAAGCCAAGAGGGAAATTCTCAGGGATGTCCTTGCGAAGCTTAATCTCTCCGGCACCGTCTCCAATTTTCTGCAGGTACTCCTCGATAGGGGGCGAATCGGCTTCACTCCCCAGATCGCGCACAGCTACGCAGTATTTGCCGATGAACTCTCCGGCATTGTCCGCCCGGTCCTCACGTCGGCATTTCCTTTGGACGATGCCCAGGTTGAGGGGATGAAGAGTGCCCTTGCCAAAGCGACCGGCAAGCGGGTAGAGCTTTCGGCTCAAGTGGACTCCGCTCTCATCGGCGGAGTGGTCACCAAGATTGGCGACAAGGTATTTGACGGCAGCGTACGGACCCAGTTGAACAGGATTCAGGATATATTACAGAAGGGGTGA